The Lycium ferocissimum isolate CSIRO_LF1 chromosome 10, AGI_CSIRO_Lferr_CH_V1, whole genome shotgun sequence genome window below encodes:
- the LOC132032645 gene encoding serine/threonine-protein kinase PBL34-like, whose product MRLGGDGVKGESLEVEKSKGRKKKEKEDVEETQTGCWIKLRFIGSCISSRSKVDNSISGISARCESKSTNDTSIDQPVAPIISSTTTSNAESNNSSTSKLEEELKVFSQLRKFTFNDLKLATRNFRPESLLGEGGFGCVFKGWIEENGTAPVKPGTGLTVAVKTLNHDGLQGHKEWLAEVNFLGDLIHPNLVKLIGYCIEDDQRLLVYEFMPRGSLENHLFRRSLPLPWSIRMKIALGAAKGLAFLHEEAERLVIYRDFKTSNILLDADYNAKLSDFGLAKDAPEGDKTHVSTRVMGTYGYAAPEYVMTGHLTSKSDVYSFGVVLLEMMTGRRSMDKNRPNGEHNLVEWARPHLGERRRFYKLIDPRLEGHFSIKGAQKAAHLAARCLNRDPKVRPMMSEVVEALKPLPNLKDMASSSYYFQTIQADRVGSSPNTRNGLRTHGSFSRNGQQHPRSLSIPNGSHASPYRHQPPQNSPNPKGKT is encoded by the exons ATGAGATTGGGTGGTGATGGTGTAAAAGGGGAGTCTTTGGAAGTAGAGAAATCAAAaggaaggaagaaaaaagaaaaagaggatgtGGAGGAGACTCAGACTGGTTGTTGGATTAAGTTGAGGTTTATTGGTAGCTGTATTTCTTCAAGATCTAAAGTTGATAACTCCATCAGTGGCATCAGCGCTCGCTGTG AAAGTAAATCCACAAATGATACAAGCATAGACCAGCCTGTTGCTCCAATTATCTCATCCACAACCACAAGTAATGCTGAAAGTAATAATTCTTCCACCTCCAAACTCGAAGAGGAACTTAAAGTTTTTTCGCAGCTTCGGAAGTTCACATTCAATGATTTGAAGTTGGCTACGAGAAACTTCAGACCAGAATCCCTTCTCGGTGAAGGGGGTTTTGGCTGTGTCTTTAAGGGTTGGATTGAAGAGAACGGGACGGCACCTGTTAAGCCAGGAACAGGGCTTACTGTTGCTGTGAAAACTCTAAATCATGATGGACTTCAGGGTCACAAAGAATGGCTG GCGGAAGTAAATTTCCTTGGCGACCTCATTCATCCAAATTTGGTTAAATTAATTGGTTACTGTATTGAAGATGATCAGAGGTTGCTGGTTTATGAATTTATGCCTCGAGGAAGCTTGGAAAACCATCTGTTCAGGA gGTCCCTGCCTCTTCCGTGGTCCATCCGCATGAAGATAGCATTGGGTGCAGCAAAAGGTCTTGCGTTTCTTCATGAGGAAGCAGAAAGACTAGTGATATACCGTGATTTCAAAACGTCCAACATTCTGCTAGATGCG GATTACAATGCCAAACTTTCTGATTTTGGACTCGCTAAAGATGCTCCGGAAGGCGACAAGACCCATGTTTCTACTCGTGTCATGGGAACATATGGTTATGCAGCTCCAGAGTATGTGATGACAG GACATTTGACATCAAAGAGTGATGTCTACAGTTTTGGTGTAGTTCTGCTTGAAATGATGACAGGTAGGAGATCTATGGACAAGAACCGGCCAAACGGGGAACACAACCTTGTTGAGTGGGCCCGACCACATTTGGGCGAAAGAAGAAGGTTTTATAAATTGATAGATCCTCGACTCGAAGGCCATTTCTCTATAAAAGGTGCGCAGAAAGCTGCACATTTGGCTGCCCGATGCCTCAACCGGGATCCCAAAGTAAGACCTATGATGAGTGAAGTGGTCGAGGCCTTGAAGCCGTTGCCAAACCTCAAGGACATGGCCAGCTCCTCCTACTATTTTCAGACCATACAAGCAGACCGGGTCGGGTCCAGCCCGAATACAAGAAATGGGCTCAGAACGCATGGATCATTCTCGAGGAACGGACAACAGCATCCGAGAAGCCTATCGATTCCAAATGGTTCTCATGCTTCTCCATACCGTCATCAACCTCCTCAGAATTCACCAAATCCAAAAGGCAAAACGTAG